Within Kineothrix sp. MB12-C1, the genomic segment TGAATCGTGGATGCGCAGCTACGCGCGCCAAGCAAAGGAGGATGCGTATGATAACCTTTAAAAAGAAAAAATGGAAACATAAGTTAGGGATGGCTCTCGTTGGAGTAGCTTTGCTCGGTTTTGCGGGCTGCGGGGGATCAAAGTCCATGACGGAAGGGGCGGTGGCACCTCAGGAGATGGCTTCGAGCTCTTATGGGGGTTATGCTTCGGATGATCTCTATATGCAGGGGCAGGAGAGCTACCAGGTGGAAGCGGAGGTAACGGCGGAAGAAGCGGGAACGGTAGAAGAGGCAGTAGTTCCATCAGGCCGCAAGCTGATTAAGACGGTAAATCTGGGTGTGGAGACCGAGGTCTTCGATGAACTGCTTCCCAAGGTGGAAAATAAGGTCACTGAGCTCGGCGGTTATGTGGAGAATCTTAATGTATATAACGGAAGCCTTAGATATGGACAAAATAGTAGAAGTGCAAGCCTTACGATTCGGATTCCGAAGGAAAAATTGGATAGTTTTGTGACGGCAGTTTCGGATATTTCCAATGTGATCAGCCGCTCGGAAAATGTTCAGGATATCACTCTGCAGTATGTGGATGTGGAGAGCCATAAAAAAGCCCTTGAAGTAGAACAGGAGCGATTGTTGGAATTGCTCGGAAGAGCTGAGACTATGGAAGATATTGTAGCCCTGGAAGCGAGACTTTCCGAAGTGCGTTATCAGCTTCAAAGTATGGAATCTCAGCTTCGTACCTATGATAATCAGATCGATTATTCCACAGTCTATTTAAATATTGAAGAGGTAGAGGTGCTGACACCGCCGCTTGCGGTATCTACATGGGAAAAAATATCTACGGGATTCATTAACTCTATAAGTAATGTGGGAAGCGGTATTAAGAATTTCTTCATCTACTTCATTATCTGGCTGCCCTATCTTATTGTTTGGGCGATTGTTATACTTCTGATTATTGTACTTATTCGATTTCTTATCAAGAAGACGAAGAAAAAGAATACATCTGTTATACAAGGGAACAAAGGCAGACCGGGATACCAAGGCGGGCCGGTACATCAAGTCAGATCAGAATATCCGGGACACCAGGAACATCGGCAAGGATATAAAGGTGAAGATAAAAGAGAAATGAAAAAGGAAACGAATGGGGAAAGCAAGGAAACTAACAGCGAAAACAAAAGTGAGGAATAAAATGTGAATGAACATTATAAGTCAGGGTTTGTTACTTTAATAGGGCGGCCCAATGTAGGTAAATCAACTCTTATGAATCATCTGATTGGGCAGAAAATAGCAATTACAAGTAATAAACCCCAGACGACAAGGAATCGGATACAGACTGTCTATACTTCTGAGGAGGGGCAGATTGTCTTCGTGGATACGCCGGGAATTCATAAGGCCAAGAATAAGCTGGGCGATTATATGGTAAAAGTGGCGGAGCGAACTATGTCGGAGGTGGATGTGATTCTCTGGCTGGTAGAACCCACAGATTACATCGGAGCAGGAGAAAAGCATATTATCGAGCAGTTGCGAAACACATGCACGCCGGTTATTCTCGTTATCAATAAGACAGATACGGTAAAAAAACCTGAAATATTGACATTTATCGATGTTTATAGGAAAGAGATGGAGTTTGCGGAAATCGTTCCGGTATCGGCATTAAAGGGAGACAATACGGATGCACTCATAAAATGCATTATGAAATACTTGCCCTATGGACCGGCATTCTACGATGAGGATACGGTGACGGATCAGCCGGAGCGCCAGATTGTGGCTGAACTTATTAGGGAGAAGGCGCTTCGGAGTCTGGAAGATGAGATTCCTCATGGAGTCGCAGTATCTATAGAAAGTATTAAATATCGTAAAAGCAAGAAGGAAACGATTGCCGATATTGAGGCAACTATCGTCTGTGAAAGGGATTCCCACAAAGGCATTATTATAGGAAAACAAGGTGCTATGCTTAAGAAAATAGGAAGCAAAGCGAGGCCGGAAATAGAAGATATGCTGGAGTGCAAAGTGAATCTGCAGCTTTGGGTCAAGGTGAAAAAGGATTGGCGCGATAGTGATTTCTTAATGAAAAATTTTGGTTACAATCCGAAAGAACCCGAATAGGAAATGAGAAAAAAGTAAACCCTAATATCAATACCTGAGTATTACAAATGTATTACTCTTCAAGTATCGTACATTAGGGGGAGCAAGATGAAAGAACGAAATTACTGGCAACAATTTATAAGTACAGGAAGAATTGAGGATTACTTAAGCTTTAAGAATGCACAGGAGAATACATCTGCTTTCAGGCAAAGCGGCCGGGAAAGAACAGGAAGTGAGCCGGATAAAAGCAGGGTCATGGGAGACAATCCATATGCAGGAATTCGTGAAACTAACAGGAATGGTTTTGAAGACGGTGCCTATCGGGGAATATGATAGGCGCGTCGTTATTTTAACGAAAGAGAGAGGGAAGGTACCGGCATTTGCCAAAGGGGCGAGAAAGCCCAACAGCAGACTGGTAGCCGCTGCCGCTCCTTTTTCTTTTGGAGAATTCAAGATGTATGAAGGCCGCTCGTCTTATAATATTATGGAAGCTGATATATCCAATTATTTTGAATCCTTGCGGGAAGACTTTGAAGCGGCATGCTATGGAATGTATTTTCTGGAAGTGATGGATTATTATACGAGAGAAAATAACGATGAAAAGGAAATGCTGAAGCTACTGTATCAGTCCCTTCGTGCACTGCAGCTTCCTTCTTTGCATAAGAATCTGGTCAGATATATCTTCGAGATAAAAGCCCTTATATTAAGCGGAGAATATCCGGGAATTCCGGGAAAGGAAAACCTGAAGGAATCCACGGTATATACAATGAGTTACATAGAACATAGTTCGGTGGAGAAGCTGTATACTTTTACCGTGACCGAGGAGGTTTTAAAGGAACTTAGGAGCATTGCGGATAACTTTCGAAGAAAATATATGGATAAAGAGTTTAAAAGTCTGACAATACTTGCAGATATGAGTTTGTGAAATAGTTGTTGAAAAACAAACTTAGGTCAGATATAATATTGTGAATGTAATGAATGGAAGAAAAGCCGGAGGGCGGGAATGCGTAAACGTAAAATAGGAATGATAGCAGGAGTACTTTTAAGCGGCTTGCTTTTAAGTGGATGTATAGGCAGTGATGCCGAAAGTAAGGCAGAAGCGGCGGAATCATCCCATACAATAATTGAAGTTCAGAAAGATGGAAATATCATAGAGACAATTACGGAGGATTTTTCTGCTGATTATTATGAAGAAGAAGACTTAAGGAATATGATACTTTCAGAGGTAGCGGAATTCAACAGAGATGCCGAAGGAGATATATCGGTGGACAAATTGGAAGCGAAAAGCGGAACAATTACAGTGCGTATGAAATATCCGTCAGCGGATGCTTATACGCAGTATAATTCGACACCATTCGATAACAGAAGTCTTTTTTGCGGAACCGTAGCACAAGCTTATGATGCAGGGTATTCTCTGGATGTGGCGTTAAAGAAGGTAGGAGATGAAGAAGAGACCATTGGAAAGGAAGAGATTCTCGGTATGGGCGAGCGCCATATGCTCATCAGCGAAGTTCCTTTTCGGGTGAATACCTTTGATAAGATACTGTATGTCAGCGATAATGTAACGCTTCTTGGAAAAAGTCAGGCGGATATGATGGCGGACGAAAACGGTGAAAGTTTAGGAAAGTATTATATAATTTTCAAATAAAATATTCGTCCGCGAGAGCGGACAGGAGGGTGTAATCATGGAAAAGACAATGGAAAAAATCGTAGCACTGGCCAAAGCGAGGGGATTTGTATATCCCGGATCTGAGATTTACGGCGGGCTTGCCAATACATGGGACTATGGTAACCTTGGTGTGGAATTGAAGAACAATGTAAAAAGAGCATGGTGGCAGAAATTCATTATGGAGAACCCCTATAACGTAGGTGTGGACTGTGCTATTTTGATGAATCCCCAGACATGGGTAGCTTCCGGTCACTTAGGCGGATTCTCAGATCCTCTCATGGACTGCAGAGAGTGCCATGAACGTTTCCGTGCGGACAAAATTGTTGAGGATTATGCGGCAGAACATGCTGTTGAATTAGACGGTTCTGTAGATGGCTGGTCACAGGAGAAGATGAAGCAGTTTATCGAAGATAATAATATTCCCTGTCCTACTTGCGGTAAACATAATTTCACCGATATCCGTCAATTTAACCTAATGTTCAAAACTTTTCAGGGTGTTACGGACGATGCGAAGAATACAGTATACTTAAGACCTGAGACCGCACAGGGTATTTTTGTTAACTTCAAGAATGTACAGAGAACTTCCAGAAAGAAGATTCCTTTCGGCATCGGACAGGTTGGAAAGTCCTTCCGTAATGAAATTACACCGGGTAACTTCACCTTCCGTACAAGAGAGTTCGAACAGATGGAATTAGAATTCTTCTGTGAACCGGATACGGACTTAGAATGGTTCGCTTATTGGAAGCAGTTTTGTATCGATTGGCTTCAGACTCTTGGCATCAAGGAAGAAGAGATGCGCGTCAGGGACCATGATAAAGAAGAGCTTTCCTTCTATTCGAAGGCAACAACAGATATAGAATTCCTCTTCCCCTTCGGTTGGGGTGAATTATGGGGAATTGCCGATAGAACCGATTACGATTTAACACAGCACCAGAATGTATCCGGTCAGGATATGACATATTTCGATGATCAGAAGAATATCAGATATGTTCCCTATGTAGTTGAACCTTCCCTCGGTGCCGATCGTGTCGTATTAGCTTTCCTTTGTGCAGCTTACGATGAAGAAGAAATCGGAGAAGGAGATGTGCGTACTGTGCTTCATTTCCATCCGGCTCTTGCACCGGTGAAAATTGGCGTACTTCCGTTATCCAAGAAGTTAAACGAAGGTGCAGAGAAGATATTTGGAGAATTATCTAAGAAATATAACTGTGAATTCGATGATAGAGGAAATATTGGCAAGAGATACCGCAGACAGGATGAAATCGGAACGCCGTTTTGCATTACCTATGATTTCGATTCAGAGACCGATCAGTGCGTAACCGTGCGTTTTCGTGATTCCATGGAACAGGAACGCGTTGCAATTGCCGATTTAGATGCATATTTTGCGGATAAATTTACGTTTTAGTACGAAAGAGGTAGGAAGCTACATAACAGGAAAGGATAATGAAAATGAAACAATATGGAGTAAACGAGCTTAGAAGGATGTTCCTCGAATTTTTCGAAGGAAAGGATCATCTGGCAATGAAGAGTTTTTCTCTGGTGCCTCATAATGACAACAGCTTATTGTTAATTAACTCCGGCATGGCACCGTTAAAACCGTATTTTACGGGACAGGAGATTCCTCCGAGGAAACGAGTGACTACCTGTCAGAAATGTATCCGTACAGGTGATATCGAGAATATAGGAAAGACGGCACGCCACGGAACATTTTTTGAAATGCTTGGGAACTTCTCTTTTGGAGATTACTTTAAGCACGAGGCGATTGCATGGAGCTGGGAATTTCTGACCGAGGTAGTAGGTCTGGAGGCGGATAGATTATATCCTTCCGTATATGAAGATGATGACGAAGCTTTTGATATTTGGAATAAAGAAATCGGAATTGCACCGGAATCTATTTTCCGTTTTGGTAAAGAGGATAATTTCTGGGAGCATGGCTCAGGTCCTTGCGGCCCCTGTTCAGAAATCTATTATGACAGAGGGGAAAAATATGGCTGCGGTAAGCCTGAGTGTACAGTAGGTTGTGAGTGTGACCGTTATATCGAGGTATGGAATAATGTGTTCACACAGTTTGAAAGTGACGGAAAGGGAAACTATACAGAGCTGGAGCAGAAGAATATCGATACGGGAATGGGACTGGAACGCCTGGCGACGGTCGTTCAGGATGTGGACTCCATTTTCGATGTGGATACGATTCGTGAACTTAGAAGCAAGGTGTGTGAGATTTCAGGCAAGGAGTATAAGGAAAAATACGAATGGGATGTATCAATTCGTATTGTGACCGATCATATCCGCTCTGCTACTTTCATGATTTCTGATGGTATTATGCCCACCAACGAAGGAAGAGGCTATGTGCTTCGGCGTATTATCCGCCGTGCGGCAAGACATGGAAGACTGCTTGGAATCGAAGGACAGTTCCTTACAGATTTGAGCAATACAGTAATTAAAGGCAGCAAAGATGGTTATCCGGAGTTGGAAGAGAAGAAAGACTTTATTTTCAATGTACTCACTCAGGAAGAAAGTAAATTCAATAAGACAATCGATCAGGGACTCGGTATTCTGGCTGAGATGGAAGCGGCGATGGAGCAGAATGGACAAAAAGAGCTCGCTGGTGAGGATGCCTTTAAATTATATGATACTTACGGATTTCCTCTCGATTTAACGAAGGAGATTCTCGAGGAGAAAGGCTTTAGCGTAGATGAAAAAAGCTTTGCGGATTCCATGCAGGAGCAGAAAGTAAAGGCTCGTGCAGCGCGTAAGGTGACGAACTATATGGGAGCTGATGTTACCGTATACGAATCTATTGATCCGAGTGTTACGACAGAGTTTGTCGGTTATGATAAGCTGGAGCATAATTCTTCTATTACTGTCCTTACGACAGAAACAGAACTTGTAGAAGCTTTGACGGATGATGAGATGGGGACCATCTTTGTGGAGGAGACTCCTTTCTATGCGACAATGGGCGGTCAGAGCGCAGATATTGGAACGATTGTTACAAAGGATGCGGAATTTGAAGTAATTGATACCGTGAAGCTGCTTGGCGGCAAGGTAGGGCATATCGGTAAAGTGAAAAAAGGCATGTTCAAAGTAGGCGACCGCGTTACCTTATTGGTGGATGAAAAGAGACGTATCGATACTTGTAAGAACCACAGTGCTACTCACCTATTGCATAAAGCATTAAGAGCCGTGCTCGGTACACACGTAGAACAGGCAGGTTCTTTTGTGGATGGAGACAGACTTCGTTTCGATTTCAGTCATTTCTCCGCGATGACCGCAGAAGAAATTGCCGAGGTGGAACAAATGGTAAATGAACAAATCGCTCAATCTCTTCCGGTTGTAACGAGTGTTATGACGATCGATGAAGCGAAAAAGGCCGGAGCGATGGCGTTATTCGGTGAGAAGTATGGAGATACCGTACGTGTGGTGAAGATGGGAGATTTCTCTACGGAGCTGTGCGGTGGTACCCATGTTGGAAATACCGGTGTGATAGCTGCTTTTAAGATTCTCTCTGAGAACGGTGTGGCAGCAGGTGTAAGAAGAATAGAGGCTCTCACCGGGAATGGAGTATTCAGCTATTATGCCCAGTTGGAGCGAAGTCTTGAAGATGCTGCTAAAACGGTGAAAGCGACACCCCAGAACTTGATAGAGCGTCTGGAACATCTGATGGCAGAAGTGAAAGCGCTGCAGAGTGAGAATGAATCTTTAAAGAGTAAGGCAGCGAAGGAAGCGCTCGGCGATGTTATGGATAAAGTACAGGAAGTAGAAGGCGTGAAGCTTCTTGCAGCTAAGCTTGCAGGCGTGGACATGAACGGATTGAGAGATCTGGGAGACCAGTTGAAAGCGAAGCTCGGTGAAGGTGTGATCGTTCTGATTGCGGAAGAAGCGGGTAAGGTAAATCTAGTCGTTATGGCGACCGATGAGGCAATTGAGAAGGGAGCTCATGCGGGCAACTTGATCAAGGGAATCGCTTCCCTCGTAGGCGGTGGCGGCGGCGGACGTCCGAATATGGCTCAGGCAGGCGGAAAGAACCCTCAAGGCATCGATGCTGCGATTCAAGAGGCGGCAAAAGTCCTGGAATTACAAATAATAAATTATAAAAAATAGATCATATATAATAAATTATAAATAATTATAAAAATAGGTTGACTGGCAGGGAAAATATGATATAATCATTATTGTGCATAACGATACTTAGCTTATACGTCTATGCGTAAATAGAATAAACCCAATCAGTCGTGTTGCTAGGAAGGGACTGAAGGGAGGTCGGGTGTAGGAATGTCAAACGTAATCGTAAAAGAGAACGAGACTTTGGATAGCGCTTTACGTCGTTTTAAAAGAAGTTGCGCGAAGGCTGGAATTCAGCAGGAGATTCGCAAAAGAGAGCACTACGAAAAACCAAGCGTAAAACGTAAAAAGAAATCTGAAGCAGCAAGAAAACGTAAATATAATTAATTATGTGAGTGGCAGGTCCTTGATTCTACAATCAGGGACTTTGTTATATAATAGGAAAGTGTTCCTATTGCATAATGGAGGGCTAATATGTGGACGAAGGAGTTTTTTGGAACGGATGTGTATCATCTTGTTTCTGCATTTGTCATCTATAGTATGCTGGGATGGCTGGTAGAATCTATCTATATGTCATTTTGCAATAGAAGGCTCACAAACAGGGGATTTGCCAAAAGCCCTTTTTGCCCGATCTATGGATTTGGTGCTATAATAGGATATTTAATTCTCCATCCGCTTGACGGGCATTTCTTTAAGCTATATTTACTTGGCGCTTTAATGGCTACAGTGTTCGAATTCCTTGTAGGGAATCTGATGCTTAAATTATTCGGCGAGATATGGTGGGATTACAAGGACAAGCCTTGCAATTATAAGGGAATTATATGCTTGGAGAGTACCATTGCATGGGGGTTTTATGCGGTGATCATCATTGTATTCCTTCATTCTA encodes:
- a CDS encoding putative ABC transporter permease; protein product: MWTKEFFGTDVYHLVSAFVIYSMLGWLVESIYMSFCNRRLTNRGFAKSPFCPIYGFGAIIGYLILHPLDGHFFKLYLLGALMATVFEFLVGNLMLKLFGEIWWDYKDKPCNYKGIICLESTIAWGFYAVIIIVFLHSKIIGFIDSWSFSMGSRVCSLILAIVTIDYIIQLSKAFGIDIRERCADKYESFKARWY
- a CDS encoding DUF4349 domain-containing protein, which encodes MITFKKKKWKHKLGMALVGVALLGFAGCGGSKSMTEGAVAPQEMASSSYGGYASDDLYMQGQESYQVEAEVTAEEAGTVEEAVVPSGRKLIKTVNLGVETEVFDELLPKVENKVTELGGYVENLNVYNGSLRYGQNSRSASLTIRIPKEKLDSFVTAVSDISNVISRSENVQDITLQYVDVESHKKALEVEQERLLELLGRAETMEDIVALEARLSEVRYQLQSMESQLRTYDNQIDYSTVYLNIEEVEVLTPPLAVSTWEKISTGFINSISNVGSGIKNFFIYFIIWLPYLIVWAIVILLIIVLIRFLIKKTKKKNTSVIQGNKGRPGYQGGPVHQVRSEYPGHQEHRQGYKGEDKREMKKETNGESKETNSENKSEE
- a CDS encoding glycine--tRNA ligase, translated to MEKTMEKIVALAKARGFVYPGSEIYGGLANTWDYGNLGVELKNNVKRAWWQKFIMENPYNVGVDCAILMNPQTWVASGHLGGFSDPLMDCRECHERFRADKIVEDYAAEHAVELDGSVDGWSQEKMKQFIEDNNIPCPTCGKHNFTDIRQFNLMFKTFQGVTDDAKNTVYLRPETAQGIFVNFKNVQRTSRKKIPFGIGQVGKSFRNEITPGNFTFRTREFEQMELEFFCEPDTDLEWFAYWKQFCIDWLQTLGIKEEEMRVRDHDKEELSFYSKATTDIEFLFPFGWGELWGIADRTDYDLTQHQNVSGQDMTYFDDQKNIRYVPYVVEPSLGADRVVLAFLCAAYDEEEIGEGDVRTVLHFHPALAPVKIGVLPLSKKLNEGAEKIFGELSKKYNCEFDDRGNIGKRYRRQDEIGTPFCITYDFDSETDQCVTVRFRDSMEQERVAIADLDAYFADKFTF
- the alaS gene encoding alanine--tRNA ligase; the protein is MKQYGVNELRRMFLEFFEGKDHLAMKSFSLVPHNDNSLLLINSGMAPLKPYFTGQEIPPRKRVTTCQKCIRTGDIENIGKTARHGTFFEMLGNFSFGDYFKHEAIAWSWEFLTEVVGLEADRLYPSVYEDDDEAFDIWNKEIGIAPESIFRFGKEDNFWEHGSGPCGPCSEIYYDRGEKYGCGKPECTVGCECDRYIEVWNNVFTQFESDGKGNYTELEQKNIDTGMGLERLATVVQDVDSIFDVDTIRELRSKVCEISGKEYKEKYEWDVSIRIVTDHIRSATFMISDGIMPTNEGRGYVLRRIIRRAARHGRLLGIEGQFLTDLSNTVIKGSKDGYPELEEKKDFIFNVLTQEESKFNKTIDQGLGILAEMEAAMEQNGQKELAGEDAFKLYDTYGFPLDLTKEILEEKGFSVDEKSFADSMQEQKVKARAARKVTNYMGADVTVYESIDPSVTTEFVGYDKLEHNSSITVLTTETELVEALTDDEMGTIFVEETPFYATMGGQSADIGTIVTKDAEFEVIDTVKLLGGKVGHIGKVKKGMFKVGDRVTLLVDEKRRIDTCKNHSATHLLHKALRAVLGTHVEQAGSFVDGDRLRFDFSHFSAMTAEEIAEVEQMVNEQIAQSLPVVTSVMTIDEAKKAGAMALFGEKYGDTVRVVKMGDFSTELCGGTHVGNTGVIAAFKILSENGVAAGVRRIEALTGNGVFSYYAQLERSLEDAAKTVKATPQNLIERLEHLMAEVKALQSENESLKSKAAKEALGDVMDKVQEVEGVKLLAAKLAGVDMNGLRDLGDQLKAKLGEGVIVLIAEEAGKVNLVVMATDEAIEKGAHAGNLIKGIASLVGGGGGGRPNMAQAGGKNPQGIDAAIQEAAKVLELQIINYKK
- the rpsU gene encoding 30S ribosomal protein S21, coding for MSNVIVKENETLDSALRRFKRSCAKAGIQQEIRKREHYEKPSVKRKKKSEAARKRKYN
- the recO gene encoding DNA repair protein RecO, producing MQEFVKLTGMVLKTVPIGEYDRRVVILTKERGKVPAFAKGARKPNSRLVAAAAPFSFGEFKMYEGRSSYNIMEADISNYFESLREDFEAACYGMYFLEVMDYYTRENNDEKEMLKLLYQSLRALQLPSLHKNLVRYIFEIKALILSGEYPGIPGKENLKESTVYTMSYIEHSSVEKLYTFTVTEEVLKELRSIADNFRRKYMDKEFKSLTILADMSL
- the era gene encoding GTPase Era, with the protein product MNEHYKSGFVTLIGRPNVGKSTLMNHLIGQKIAITSNKPQTTRNRIQTVYTSEEGQIVFVDTPGIHKAKNKLGDYMVKVAERTMSEVDVILWLVEPTDYIGAGEKHIIEQLRNTCTPVILVINKTDTVKKPEILTFIDVYRKEMEFAEIVPVSALKGDNTDALIKCIMKYLPYGPAFYDEDTVTDQPERQIVAELIREKALRSLEDEIPHGVAVSIESIKYRKSKKETIADIEATIVCERDSHKGIIIGKQGAMLKKIGSKARPEIEDMLECKVNLQLWVKVKKDWRDSDFLMKNFGYNPKEPE